Below is a window of Chryseobacterium arthrosphaerae DNA.
AGAGGCTGTAAAGCCTGAAACAGATCTTCTTCTTTACCTGTATAATCTATAGTAAAATCAATGCCTTCAAGGGCCTTATTAATACGGTTATGATTGTCCTCCTTTATGGAAAAAAGCACCATATTTTCATCGCCCGGATCATCACAGTCATCCCATAAAAAAAGAGCCGGCTCCTTTCCTATTGTCAGGCATTCACTATGTTTATTGAAATTATATTCAAGAGCAATTAATCCCTTGCCATCTGTAGTTTTAAAATTCATGGGTGTATTAAAAAGGTATTTCATCAGATACAATACCCTTAATCAAAGATAAGATAAAACATAAATTTCCTAAACGTTTTATCAATAAATAAAAACAGATAAGATGAATATGTCTATACAATAAGCTTTATGAATAGATCTGTGAACCTTCCCAGCCTACAATCATCTGTTTTCTGTCACTTCCCCAGCGATAGCCGCCAAGGTGTCCCGTAGACTGAATCACACGGTGACAGGGAATGAGAAATGCAACCGGATTACTTCCTATGGCTGTACCAACTGCTCTGGATGCTTTCGGATTTCCGATTTTTTCTGCAAGGCTGCCATAAGTAGATAATTTCCCCATGGGAATCGTTAATAGGCTTTCCCAAACCTTTAACTGGAAATCAGTTCCTTTTAAATGAAGTTTGATGGTATTGAGCTTTGTCCAGTCTTTATCGAATATGGACAGTGCATTCTTTTGAAGAGCATCCTGTTTTTCAAAAAAAGAAGCATTAGGGAACTTATGCTTAAGATCCCCTAATGCTGTATTTTTATCGTTTTCAAAAGCCATATAGCAGATTCCTTTTTCTGTAGAAGCTACCAGGATATTTCCAAACGGACTTTCTGAAAAACTATAATTAATGGCAAGGCTTTTTCCACCGTTTTTATATTCGGCCGGAGACATTCCTTCTATTTTTACAAACAGATCATGAAGTCTGCTTGTACTGGAAAGTCCCGTCTCATATGCGGTATCGAATAAACTTGCTTTTTCTTCCTTCAATAAATTCTTAGCATGTTCAAGACTGATGAACTGTAAAAATTTCTTCGGACTTGTTCCTGCCCAATCCGTAAAGATCTTCTGAAAATGAGCCGGACTTAGGTGAATATTTTCCGCCACTTCCTCCAAACTTGGCTGAAGCCTGAAATTGCTCTGGATATATTCTATCGCTTTGGCAATTCTGTTATAATCTATTTGATTTTGTGTGGACATTTTGTATTGTTTTTACCTCACAAATTTCCAAAGAATATACGGCAGAAAAAATCCGATTCTTGCGGAATATTAGTTATTGTTGTTGTAAATATCGTTATACGCAAGCATTTTATAATATAACTTAGCTGCAAGGAAAGCGGTAGGCTTAGCCATTGGAGAATCCATTAATTCTACAATATCGAATGCCACTACGTTACATTTTTCGAATACTTTTCTTAATAATTCCAATGTAGGATACCACTGTAATCCGCCTGGTTCAGGAGTTCCTGTAGAAGGGGCAATAGAAGGATCAAAAGCATCAAGGTCTATCGTAATATATACGTTTCCTGAAACTTTCTCAAGAACATCATTCACCCAGTTCTCATTGTGAGCAATTTCGTGAGCAAAGAATACTCTTCCTTCCGGCAGATACTGAGCTTCTTCAGCATCCATAGAACGGATTCCCACCTGCACCAGATTGTGTTTCTGGTTGGCTTCAAACACCGCACAGGCATGGTTAGAAGTGGACCCGTGGAACTCAGGACGTAAATCTGTGTGGGCATCTAACTGAAGAACGGTAAGGTTTTCAAATTTCTCCCCTACAGCACGGATAGAACCGATAGAAACAGAGTGCTCCCCTCCAAATAAAGTAAATATTTTTCCTTCATTCTTCAAAAGCTCTTTCGTTTTCTGATAAACAGCTTCCGTCATTGCTTCAGGAGTAGAATTTTCAGAAACTTCTCCGGCTAAATATACTCCCTGAAGATAAGGCTCAGTCTGTGTTTCGATATCATAAAGCTCCATGTTTTCAGAAGCGTCTAGGAATAATTCAGGACCTTTATCAGCTCCTTTACCCCATGTTGAAGTTCCGTCATAAGGAACTGTTACCAACATTACTTTCGAATTCTCTAACGTTGCATTTTCCTCGGGAATTCCTGCGTATGTTTTCATATATAATTATTAATTAAAAAATTAAATGATTAAAAAGTTAAATGATTCCGCAAAGATACAAAATAGTCCCTGAGTTATAGATGATAGATTATTTGTTATGAATTTTTAACCTTCATTCTGATGTTTAAAATTGTAAATCTTTTACCGTTTAAATTTTAAAAGTTATTTTTGTAAAAACTTTAAATATGTCTTTAAAAGCTGTTCTTTTCGATATGGATGGGGTAATTGTAGACACGGAACCCTTGCATAGAAAAGCTTATTTCAAAACGTTCGATGAATTGGAAATTGCAGTTTCCGAAGATCTGTATACCTCTTTTACAGGAGCTTCTACCAAAAGGGTTTGTGAAACGCTGATCAGTCAGTTTGGTCTGAATCATACCCATGAGGCCATCGCCGGCATCAAAAGATCTCATTTCAAAGATTATTTTTATAATGATGATGAATTTGATCTGATTCCCGGAGTAAGAAAGCTGATTGAGCATTATCATGAAAACGGCATCAAGCTTATACTGGCTTCTTCAGCTACGATGACCACAATCAATATGGTTTTTGAGAAATTCGGGCTTGAGAAATATTTCAGCGGCAAGATCAGCGGAGCAGATTTAAAGGAATCCAAACCTCATCCTGAAGTGTTCTTACTGGCAGCTGAAATGGCGGGTGAACCCGGAGAAAACTGTATGGTGATTGAAGATTCCACCAATGGAATTCTCGCAGCTCACAGGGCAAAAATCTTTTGTGCCGCTTACCGGAGCCCACATTCGAAAAATCAGGATTACACTTTGGCGGATACTGTGATTTCCGATTATGAAGATCTCGAACTGGATAAGATTTCAAAATATTTTTAAATAAAAAAGCTCTCAGAAAATCTGAGAGCTTTTATTATAAGTTTTGGCTAAACCAATGGATTTATTTTAAACGGGGTAAAGCCCGTTCCTATTGATAGTTTCTATTGATAGGTAAATTATTTATAACCAAGAAGTTTCAATATATCTTCCGGTTCCTGTTTCTCACGGAAAATCTCATACTTCAGCTCTCCATTTTCATCCTTCTGAATAAGGACGTGTCTTGGCTGAGGCATCAGACAGTGATGAACTCCGCCGTAACCTCCGATGGTTTCCTGATAGGCTCCTGTATGGAAGAATCCGATATACAAAGGTTTCGTATCACTGAAAACCGGTAAATAGATGGCGTTGGTATGCTGCTCAGAATTATAATAATCATCCGAATCACAAGTCAACCCACCCAGGAATACTCTTTCGTAAGTATCTTCCCAACGGTTAAGCGGAAGCATGATGAAGTGTCTTGAAATGGCCCATGTATCAGGAAGAGTTGTCATGAAAGAAGAGTCGATCATATTCCATTTTTCTCTGTCATTCTGACGTTTCTGGGAAATGATTTTGTAAAGATTGGCCCCACTTTCTCCAACGGTAAAGCTTCCGAATTCAGTATAGATGTTAGGCTCTTCTACTCCTTCTTCCTCACAGAACTTCTTGATCTGGGAAACGATTTCTTCCACCATATACTGATAGTCATAATCAAAGTTCAGAGAAGTTTTGATCGGGAAACCGCCACCAATGTTCAGTGAATCCACTTCCGGAGCAATTTTCTTCAGACGGGCGTATACACGAAGACATTTATACAGTTCGTTCCAGTAGTAAGAAGTATCCTTGATTCCCGTATTGATGAAGAAGTGAAGCATTTTCAGTCTTGCATTCGGGTGTTCAGCAATTTTCTGGCTGTAATAAGGGATAATATCTTTATATCCGATTCCCAGTCTTGAGGTATAGAATTCGAACTTCGGTTCTTCCTCTGAAGCGATTCTGATTCCGATATTGAATGTAGAATCAATACTTTCTGTAAGTTTATCCAACTCGCGGTAGTTATCCAGAATCGGCGTAATATTTTCAAAACCACTGTTGATCATGTCTGAAATCTTTGCCAGATAATCATCCGTTTTGAATCCGTTACAGATCACTTCAATGTTTTTATCTACTTTCTCTTTTTCATAAAGAGATTTCACAATATCCATATCATAAGCCGAAGACGTTTCTATTGAAATATCATTCTTCAAAGCTTCTTCCAACACGAAATTGAAATGACTGGATTTTGTGCAGTAGCAGTAGGTATAATTCTTTTTATATTCGGTTTTCTCAAAAGCTTCTTTAAACCAGCTTTTCGCTTTCTGAATATTTTGAGAAATTCTCGGCAGGTAGCTAATCTTTAGCGGGGTGCCAAATTGTTCAACAACATCCATTAAAGGAACATCGTGAAACAACAAATTGTTCTCAGAAACATTAAACTCCTCTGTAGGAAAATATAATGTCTGATCAATAAGTTCCGAGTACTTTATTTTCATTTCTAAACAAGTGAATTAAGAAATGCAAAATTGCTAAAAAAGTTTGATTTTTAGGTGTTAAAATTATTATAATTTTAAATAAAGACCCAATATTATATTCTGTGACAATTGATCTCTGATAATCAATAGGTAAACTTCTGAATGTACTCGCTTCTTTTTGCGTCTGAAATTCCCAATGCCTGCTGAATATAAGCATCTGTGGAACCATACTTTTTACGGATCTCCTCAAAAGCGGCATCAAGGTATCTTTTTTCTACCCAGCTCAGCTTTTCCAGCACCTGTAAATCCATTTTCGGATACAGGAAATGCAGATTGTTCGCCAGCCTCAGCCTTTTCTGAACAAGTTCTTTTCTATAATTATTGGATAGAAGATATTCGTTGTAGATGGTTTCCCGGTCAAATTTCAGGATGGTCAGAATCAGAGCGGTAGTAATTCCTGTCCGGTCCTTACCTGCTGTGCAGTGATAAAGCACGGGCTGATCAGACTCCAGAATTCCTGTGATAATTTTCCTGATCACTTCAGGATTTTCGGTAACATATTCACGGTAGAAGTCCACCATTCTTTTGTCTGCATCCGAAGCATTTACTTTTCCCTTGAGAACCAGTTTTTTTGCCTGGGCCAGCTGATCTCCTTCATCTTCAAAAGCTGAATATTTTTTATAGATGACTCCATCCGGAAGCTGATCCGGTTTCTCGGCTATTTCTTTTGAGTTTCTGAGATCGATGATTTCCTTTATTCCCAGCTTCTCAAAATCATTAAAGGATTTCTTTTTCAGCTGATGAAGATGAGCACTTCTGTACAACTTGCCTTCTTTTAAAGTTCTTCCTTCTGTATTTTTGATATTTCCTACTGTCCGGAAATTGGCTACTTTTCTGATACCGGTTACTTTTTCAGTTTCACCTCTGCCATATTCCGGGGTTTCAAAATGCTGAGTCCTGCATGAAAAAATACAGAACAGTGAAAGGGTGACCGATAATATTTTTACTGTCTTATTCAATAGTTTTTATTTAACACCAAAAGGCACAAAGTTTTAAATCCTTAAATTCTTTTAGTTTATGATAAACCGTTTAAAAAGTACACTTACGCTTTTGAATCTCTGATATTCTTCTAAAGTGTCTGCTGAAGGTTTTTATATTACGTTTTTTGGCTAAAGCCAATGGATTTATTTTCTTTTTATTAAACGGGCTAAAGCCCGTTTCTATCGATAGAGATGCCGAATGATTTCCACAAAAAATGAATTTATAATCAGTATTTAAATTACAAATAATTTTTCCCGATAAAAATCAGCAGATCTCCCTTTTCATAGTCTATGGAAACTTCATCTTCAACGGCAAAGTTCCGGGTTCCGATTCTTGAGGTAATGCTTAAACTTCCATTCGTTAAAGGCCAGTTCAATCCTTTTGTCGTAATATTTTCTACGGAAGGAAACGGATACAGTGACACCATCTTATCCCTCACTTCTTTGAGTTTAAAATTTTTCGGAACAAAATAATATTCAGAAAATTCATCATAAAATTTCAGATCCATTCTATCTTTAAAAGCATAAGCTACCGTAAGATTTCCTAAAAAATGATCCTGTTCTCCCCCACTTCCGCCAAAAACATCTACTTCCTTATATCCTTTTCCGGCAATAATATCTAACGCTTTGTAAAAATCTGTCTGATCCTGATCCGGTGTATGGATAAATTTCTCATGATAAATATTTTCATCAGCACCGGAATGTGAATCAAAATCACCGGAAATAAAATCCAGCTTCTCTAATGGGAAATTCATTCTTTTTACATAATGAAAAGCACCATCGGTACAGGCAATTAATCCGTATTTTTCCAGATCCGGAAATGATTTTGGAGCGTCTCCGTTGATGAAAAGTAATACTTTATCTTTCATTCGGGTTCCAGTAATCTTCCTGTTCGTTATTTAGTTTTGAAACATATCTTGCCAGCACGAAAAGATAATCTGACAATCTGTTCAGATATTTGATCAGCTCAGGACGTACTTCTTCAGATTCATTCAAAAACACCAGCGAACGCTCGGCTCTTCTGCAGATGGTTCTGGCAGCGTGCAAAAATGTAGCAGATTTTCCACCGCCGGGAAGAATAAAATACTGAAGGGGTTCCAGTTTTTCATCAAAAGCATCCATCCACTGCTCCAGTTCTTCAATTTCTGTTTCTGAAATAATGATGGGCAAACGTGATTTTCCGTTGGCCAGCATCAGTTTATCTACCGGCGTTGCAGCTTCTGAACCTACGGTGAATAGATCGAACTGTATTTTTTTCAGTTGCTTCAGCACCTCTTCATCTTCAATATGGCTTTTTGCAATTCCTATGAAGGAATTCAGTTCGTCTATATTTCCATAGCTCTCTACTCTGGCACTGGCTTTGGAAACTCTTGTTCCGCCATAAAGTGCCGTCTGGCCTTTATCTCCTGTTTTCGTGTAAATTTTCATAGTACTAAAATACCTTTTTTTGAACAATGTAAAAAGTAAAATGTAGTAATAGCTTCTTATTCTATCAGAAAATAATTAACTGACATTAGAAACTAATGTCAGTTAATATTTGCATAACGGGATTTTATAATTTTTGAGATTTGCCTGTTCTTTGTTAAGGATGACAAAGCGAATCCCAATTCCTTTAGATATGAATTAAAAAGTATAATTAACATTTAACTGAAAAACTGTTCCGTTAAATCCAAACTGATTAACCTCCCAAGGATATTTGAACCTTCCTCCAAGATCTGTTACCACATCTCCTTTGCTGTCTATTACATCCGGATAAATATTAAATAAATTATTTACAACTCCGGAAACTTTAAGATCATTCGTGATTTTATAAGTTAAAACGATGTCTGTAACTACCTTGCCAGAAAATGTCTGATCTTTGGCAGGATCAGTGGCGTGCTGCCATGTAACAGAACCAAAATAAGTATTATTAAGGTTAAAGTTAAACTTTGACATGTCATACGAAAGACTAAGAATAGTCTTTGTTTTTGGTCTTGCAGAGATAATTCTGGATTGTTCTTTTCTGTCAAAAAAGTTTTCTGAGTAGCCATTTTGAGCCAAAATAGGTGGAACG
It encodes the following:
- a CDS encoding type III PLP-dependent enzyme domain-containing protein, which translates into the protein MKIKYSELIDQTLYFPTEEFNVSENNLLFHDVPLMDVVEQFGTPLKISYLPRISQNIQKAKSWFKEAFEKTEYKKNYTYCYCTKSSHFNFVLEEALKNDISIETSSAYDMDIVKSLYEKEKVDKNIEVICNGFKTDDYLAKISDMINSGFENITPILDNYRELDKLTESIDSTFNIGIRIASEEEPKFEFYTSRLGIGYKDIIPYYSQKIAEHPNARLKMLHFFINTGIKDTSYYWNELYKCLRVYARLKKIAPEVDSLNIGGGFPIKTSLNFDYDYQYMVEEIVSQIKKFCEEEGVEEPNIYTEFGSFTVGESGANLYKIISQKRQNDREKWNMIDSSFMTTLPDTWAISRHFIMLPLNRWEDTYERVFLGGLTCDSDDYYNSEQHTNAIYLPVFSDTKPLYIGFFHTGAYQETIGGYGGVHHCLMPQPRHVLIQKDENGELKYEIFREKQEPEDILKLLGYK
- a CDS encoding thiamine diphosphokinase — its product is MKDKVLLFINGDAPKSFPDLEKYGLIACTDGAFHYVKRMNFPLEKLDFISGDFDSHSGADENIYHEKFIHTPDQDQTDFYKALDIIAGKGYKEVDVFGGSGGEQDHFLGNLTVAYAFKDRMDLKFYDEFSEYYFVPKNFKLKEVRDKMVSLYPFPSVENITTKGLNWPLTNGSLSITSRIGTRNFAVEDEVSIDYEKGDLLIFIGKNYL
- a CDS encoding cob(I)yrinic acid a,c-diamide adenosyltransferase, which produces MKIYTKTGDKGQTALYGGTRVSKASARVESYGNIDELNSFIGIAKSHIEDEEVLKQLKKIQFDLFTVGSEAATPVDKLMLANGKSRLPIIISETEIEELEQWMDAFDEKLEPLQYFILPGGGKSATFLHAARTICRRAERSLVFLNESEEVRPELIKYLNRLSDYLFVLARYVSKLNNEQEDYWNPNER
- a CDS encoding HAD family hydrolase, which translates into the protein MSLKAVLFDMDGVIVDTEPLHRKAYFKTFDELEIAVSEDLYTSFTGASTKRVCETLISQFGLNHTHEAIAGIKRSHFKDYFYNDDEFDLIPGVRKLIEHYHENGIKLILASSATMTTINMVFEKFGLEKYFSGKISGADLKESKPHPEVFLLAAEMAGEPGENCMVIEDSTNGILAAHRAKIFCAAYRSPHSKNQDYTLADTVISDYEDLELDKISKYF
- a CDS encoding bifunctional helix-turn-helix domain-containing protein/methylated-DNA--[protein]-cysteine S-methyltransferase, with the translated sequence MSTQNQIDYNRIAKAIEYIQSNFRLQPSLEEVAENIHLSPAHFQKIFTDWAGTSPKKFLQFISLEHAKNLLKEEKASLFDTAYETGLSSTSRLHDLFVKIEGMSPAEYKNGGKSLAINYSFSESPFGNILVASTEKGICYMAFENDKNTALGDLKHKFPNASFFEKQDALQKNALSIFDKDWTKLNTIKLHLKGTDFQLKVWESLLTIPMGKLSTYGSLAEKIGNPKASRAVGTAIGSNPVAFLIPCHRVIQSTGHLGGYRWGSDRKQMIVGWEGSQIYS
- the speB gene encoding agmatinase encodes the protein MKTYAGIPEENATLENSKVMLVTVPYDGTSTWGKGADKGPELFLDASENMELYDIETQTEPYLQGVYLAGEVSENSTPEAMTEAVYQKTKELLKNEGKIFTLFGGEHSVSIGSIRAVGEKFENLTVLQLDAHTDLRPEFHGSTSNHACAVFEANQKHNLVQVGIRSMDAEEAQYLPEGRVFFAHEIAHNENWVNDVLEKVSGNVYITIDLDAFDPSIAPSTGTPEPGGLQWYPTLELLRKVFEKCNVVAFDIVELMDSPMAKPTAFLAAKLYYKMLAYNDIYNNNN
- a CDS encoding tyrosine-protein phosphatase — encoded protein: MNKTVKILSVTLSLFCIFSCRTQHFETPEYGRGETEKVTGIRKVANFRTVGNIKNTEGRTLKEGKLYRSAHLHQLKKKSFNDFEKLGIKEIIDLRNSKEIAEKPDQLPDGVIYKKYSAFEDEGDQLAQAKKLVLKGKVNASDADKRMVDFYREYVTENPEVIRKIITGILESDQPVLYHCTAGKDRTGITTALILTILKFDRETIYNEYLLSNNYRKELVQKRLRLANNLHFLYPKMDLQVLEKLSWVEKRYLDAAFEEIRKKYGSTDAYIQQALGISDAKRSEYIQKFTY